A genomic window from Paramormyrops kingsleyae isolate MSU_618 chromosome 23, PKINGS_0.4, whole genome shotgun sequence includes:
- the nup153 gene encoding nuclear pore complex protein Nup153 isoform X3 yields the protein MAAAGGGKIRSRRYHIASKPYSKGNQHSGLISRVTDTVKSIVPSWLQKYFRNGEAGGGDGSTLGGQPTQDTPTENCERDSPVMDGRGTPEPSTSGAEPSTSRSALNFHDVLARPPLSRSHLHFSALDGSPGPLAQPSTSSMPFPGGPFAQPSTSSAPFPVTPFTHPSTSVTSFPGGPSSFSLVKEIKDSVSQHEDDNISTTSGFSSRASDKDMTTSKPVPLPLLWSPENERTHAAPPPAQPALKKPAFNLSVFGTSSASLMNSSALNSSQLGDSPFYPGKTTYGGAAAARSSARVRPGTPYQAPVKRQIKAKPAGAQACGVTSATARRILLSLERMSSPLADAKRIPSSVSSPLSTSLDRPDLDAFPSQSKRKKVDSPLPPVQRLMVPVTAAGSRPVSFRASLTPSGSQSRVLDRRSIRDTPAGPSTLSDISEAPRSSSSSFAYPLSSTPMANSNGGAGGKMKRERTTRPSSRRSDEEVIVEPKLPAISLPIRTFSLPTFSFSSPPTSASSAAPIAPAPSTPLSSKHTPLSSNPPFTFSSPIVKAAASSPLVLSPSASGFTFSAPVLKSAPPNINGKALVPPAKSSPPGGPAACEQFEGPFKPAKVLKQGSVLDILRGPGFSSSPPTARSSPGPDASVQDGASAPSIGFGIRPPPGTWSCGTCLVQNGASDSKCAACGTTRPSMDSSSLPQQDGQASAASASSPGFGALFAPPAGSWECDTCLVQNKPDVVRCVACETAKPGTGVKPSLTLPAFTEAQAPPVSASTATATFPSITAAATTTSAPSGFAGFGNKFKKPEGSWECETCMVENKAQDATCVACQSQKPGGVAASIAPSSTAGSTPVPTGGALPGFGDKFKKPEGSWDCEVCLVQNKADVLQCAACQSGKPGASLPPKGFDAAASAPPSFKFGLPSSSSSGTNSTSSSTTSSSGGFKFANPTLGGFKFSAPPEGFKFGSPSSTAKTEEGKKDEPQGGGFKFSFGSGGNGKECPAEGFSFGLAQADEKGTFSFSTHKSKSGSTDEASSTETKPGTSFTFGKSVDAEPIKDQAQTASLFGQAAETNQAGVRVTAPAPTPTPAPTFSFGKAEEKQEPGVPSAGFLFSKAKESPTPSLGFSFNKPDPPKEQPKPSFSFGVASADSGASKSAFGFTAGSTTTATPASSASTTPAPSLFGVNATPASSASTTPPPSIFGVNATPASSASTTPPPSIFGVSTTPASSASTTPAPTLFGVSTTPASSASTTPAPTLFGVSTTPASSASTTPAPSLFGGSTTPASSASTTLAPGLFGANTKPASTTPAPSLFGASTTAAPAPVPSSNPAPFLFGQCVSTETPPAKAFVFGQQQDPSPMQATPQNPPAAPTPAQPFIFGAGAQTAVPSFNFGAAAPSAGSSTVPGQSSSPFVFSSATASSATPAGSSFGLGQTPSFGQGSSQPSAPAFGSAAPSLFSAPVSQPPSFGAQPSANPAPMFGQPASANPTFGTTTASSGSVGGFQFGGSGSFGASSSSATVFTFGGVGASASASAAPAPGTQPPAPTGGFNFGVRPTFNIGSVKSPASVSAPGSHSISGRKIKTAVRRRK from the exons ATGGCGGCCGCAGGAGGAGGGAAAATCAGATCCAGGAGGTATCACATCGCTTCTAAACCGTACTCAAAAGGCAACCAG CATTCAGGCCTGATCAGCCGAGTTACAGATACAGTGAAGAGCATCGTTCCCTCCTGGCTGCAGAAGTACTTCAGGAATGGGGAGGCTGGCGGTGGGGATGGGAGCACGCTGGGGGGGCAGCCCACCCAGGACACTCCCACTGAAAACTGCGAGCGGGATAGTCCTGTCATGGATGGACGGGGCACTCCAGAGCCGAGCACGAGTGGCGCAG AGCCTTCGACCAGTAGGTCAGCTCTCAATTTCCACGACGTCCTGGCCAGACCCCCTCTGAGCCGCTCCCACCTGCACTTCTCTGCATTAGATGGCTCCCCTGGGCCTCTCGCCCAACCCTCAACATCATCCATGCCCTTTCCCGGGGGCCCCTTCGCCCAGCCCTCCACGTCCTCGGCCCCCTTCCCGGTCACCCCCTTCACGCACCCCTCCACATCTGTCACTTCCTTCCCTGGGGGCCCATCCAGCTTCTCCCTGGTGAAGGAGATCAAGGATTCTGTCTCCCAGCACGAAGACGACAACATCTCTACCACGAGTGGCTTCTCGTCACGCGCGTCAGATAAAG ACATGACCACCTCCAAACCTGTGCCGCTCCCTTTGCTGTGGTCCCCAGAGAATGAGCGCACGCATGCTGCCCCCCCGCCAGCCCAGCCTGCGCTGAAAAAGCCCGCCTTCAACCTATCTGTGTTTGGGACGTCGTCCGCC TCCTTGATGAACAGCTCTGCGCTGAACTCCAGCCAGCTTGGCGACTCCCCCTTCTACCCGGGCAAGACCACCTATGGGGGGGCTGCAGCCGCCCGTTCCAGCGCCCGCGTGCGTCCCGGCACCCCCTACCAG GCTCCGGTGAAGAGGCAGATTAAGGCCAAGCCGGCGGGGGCCCAAGCGTGCGGGGTGACCAGCGCCACAGCCAGACGCATCCTGCTCTCCCTGGAGCGCATGTCCAGCCCTCTGGCG GACGCTAAAAGAATCCCGTCGTCCGTTTCCTCGCCATTGTCGACA TCACTGGATAGACCTGATCTGGACGCCTTTCCCTCCCAGTCGAAAAGGAAGAAG gtGGATTCCCCGCTACCCCCTGTGCAGAGGCTTATGGTCCCCGTTACAGCTGCGGGGAGCCGCCCAGTGTCCTTCAGGGCGTCGCTGACCCCCAGCGGCAGTCAGAGTCGCGTGTTGGACAGGAGGAGCATCAGGGACACG CCCGCTGGCCCATCCACCCTGAGCGACATTTCTGAAGCCCCACGAAG cagcagcagcagctttGCGTACCCCCTGTCCAGCACCCCCATGGCCAACAGCAATGGGGGTGCAGGTGGCAAGATGAAACGAGAGAGGACGACTCGGCCTTCCTCTAGGCGCTCTGATGAGGAG GTCATCGTGGAGCCCAAGCTGCCAGCCATCTCCCTCCCCATCAGGACCTTCTCCCTGCCCACCTTCAGCTTCTCCTCCCCGCCTACCTCCGCCTCCAGCGCCGCGCCCATCGCCCCGGCTCCCAGCACACCCCTCTCTAGCAAG caCACCCCCCTGTCGTCCAATCCTCCCTTCACCTTCTCCTCTCCCATCGTCAAAGCGGCAGCCTCCAGCCCACTGGTGCTCTCTCCCTCTGCG TCCGGATTTACCTTCAGCGCTCCGGTTCTGAAAAGCGCCCCCCCTAACATCAATGGAAAGGCACTGGTGCCACCAG CGAAGTCTTCGCCCCCGGGGGGCCCCGCAGCCTGTGAGCAGTTTGAGGGACCCTTTAAACCTGCCAAGGTCCTGAAGCAGGGCAGCGTGCTGGACATCCTCAGGGGACCAG GGTTCTCCTCATCTCCCCCGACGGCTCGGAGCTCCCCAGGCCCCGACGCGTCTGTTCAGGACGGAGCTTCTGCCCCCAGCATCGGATTCGGCATCAGACCTCCGCCGGGTACCTGGAGCTGCGGCACGTGCCTGGTGCAGAACGGCGCATCGGATAGCAAGTGTGCGGCCTGCGGCACGACGCGGCCCAGCATGGACTCCTCGTCCCTGCCTCAGCAGGACGGGCAGGCCTCCGCGGCCTCGGCCTCCTCACCTGGCTTCGGGGCCTTGTTCGCCCCTCCGGCGGGGAGCTGGGAGTGCGATACGTGCCTGGTGCAGAACAAGCCCGACGTGGTCAGATGTGTGGCCTGTGAGACGGCCAAGCCTGGGACTGGAGTGAAGCCCAGCCTGACCCTGCCTGCCTTCACAGAGGCCCAGGCTCCTCCCGTCAGCGCCTCCACTGCCACCGCCACCTTTCCCTCCATTACCGCTGCTGCCACCACCACCTCCGCGCCTTCGGGATTCGCGGGCTTCGGAAACAAGTTCAAGAAACCAGAAGGGTCGTGGGAATGCGAGACGTGCATGGTGGAGAACAAGGCCCAGGACGCCACCTGCGTGGCTTGTCAGAGCCAGAAGCCAG GGGGAGTTGCTGCTAGCATTGCACCCTCGTCTACAGCTGGCAGCACCCCAGTGCCCACAGGGGGCGCACTCCCAGGCTTCGGGGACAAGTTCAAGAAGCCGGAAGGCAGCTGGGACTGCGAGGTGTGCCTAGTGCAGAACAAGGCTGACGTCTTGCAGTGTGCAGCCTGCCAGTCCGGCAAACCCGGGGCTAGCTTGCCACCTAAAG gttttGATGCTGCTGCTTCTGCCCCGCCTTCATTCAAGTTTGGCCTCCCTTCCTCTTCCTCGTCTGGTACAAACTCCACCTCTTCTTCCACCACCAGTAGCTCTGGTGGATTCAAATTTGCAAATCCCACCTTAGGGGGCTTCAAATTCAGTGCCCCTCCAGAGGGCTTCAAGTTTGGATCCCCCTCCTCAACAGCAAAGACTGAGGAAGGCAAGAAGGATGAACCCCAAGGTGGTGGGTTCAAGTTCAGTTTTGGCTCCGGCGGTAATGGTAAGGAGTGCCCAGCAGAGGGCTTCTCCTTTGGTCTGGCCCAAGCGGATGAGAAGGGCACCTTCAGCTTCTCCACCCACAAGAGCAAGTCGGGGTCCACTGACGAGGCCAGCTCTACTGAGACCAAACCCGGCACCTCCTTTACGTTCGGGAAGTCCGTGGATGCGGAGCCCATCAAAGATCAGGCGCAGACAGCATCCCTGTTTGGCCAGGCAGCCGAGACAAACCAGGCAGGAGTCAGGGTGAccgcccctgcccccacccccactcctgCCCCCACATTCAGCTTCGGGAAGGCAGAGGAAAAGCAGGAGCCTGGAGTCCCTTCTGCTGGCTTTCTGTTCAGCAAAGCCAAGGAGAGTCCCACCCCCTCACTGGGCTTCTCTTTCAACAAGCCAGACCCCCCGAAGGAGCAGCCCAAGCCATCCTTCAGCTTCGGGGTGGCATCTGCAG ATTCAGGAGCATCAAAGTCAGCTTTTGGGTTCACGGCGGGGTCCACCACCACTGCCACACCTGCCTCCTCTGCCTCTACCACCCCGGCCCCCAGCTTATTTGGGGTCAACGCCACACCTGCCTCCTCTGCCTCTACTACTCCGCCCCCCAGCATATTTGGGGTCAACGCCACACCTGCCTCCTCTGCCTCTACTACTCCGCCCCCCAGCATATTTGGGGTCAGCACCACACCTGCCTCCTCTGCCTCTaccacccccgcccccaccttATTTGGGGTCAGCACCACACCTGCCTCCTCTGCCTCTaccacccccgcccccaccttATTTGGGGTCAGCACCACACCTGCCTCCTCTGCCTCTaccacccccgcccccagctTATTTGGGGGTAGCACCACACCGGCCTCCTCTGCCTCTACCACCCTGGCCCCCGGCCTATTTGGGGCCAACACAAAACCTGCCTCTACTACCCCGGCCCCCAGCTTATTTGGGGCCAGCACCACTGCTGCCCCGGCTCCTGTTCCAAGCAGTAACCCAGCCCCTTTCCTATTCGGACAGTGCGTCTCTACAGAGACACCTCCTGCTAAGGCCTTTGTGTTTGGTCAGCAACAGGACCCCAGTCCTATGCAGGCCACTCCCCAGAACCCCCCTGCCGCTCCCACCCCAGCGCAGCCCTTCATCTTCGGCGCGGGGGCACAAACGGCTGTTCCATCGTTCAACTTTGGAGCTGCTGCACCTTCTGCAGGTAGTTCCACTG TGCCCGGTCAGTCCAGCTCCCCGTTTGTTTTCTCTTCGGCTACGGCGTCCTCTGCGACCCCGGCTGGCTCGTCGTTCGGCCTCGGACAGACGCCCTCTTTCGGCCAGGGCTCCAGCCAGCCCAGTGCCCCTGCCTTCGGCTCTGCGGCTCCATCCCTCTTCTCAGCCCCAGTCTCCCAGCCCCCCAGCTTCGGGGCGCAGCCTAGCGCCAACCCTGCCCCCATGTTTGGCCAACCGGCCAGCGCCAACCCGACTTTCGGAACGACTACTGCCTCCTCAGGTTCAG TGGGAGGCTTCCAGTTTGGTGGCTCCGGCTCTTTCGGAGCCTCCAGTAGCAGTGCTACAGTCTTTACTTTTGGTGGAGTCGGGGCCTCTGCTTCCGCCTCTGCTGCCCCCGCCCCTGGCACCCAGCCCCCTGCACCCACTGGAGGGTTCAACTTCGGTGTCCGGCCCACTTTCAACATTGG GTCGGTGAAAAGCCCCGCGTCAGTTTCTGCTCCAGGGTCCCACTCCATCTCCGGGCGGAAGATCAAAACCGCAGTCCGCCGCCGGAAATAG
- the nup153 gene encoding nuclear pore complex protein Nup153 isoform X1: MAAAGGGKIRSRRYHIASKPYSKGNQHSGLISRVTDTVKSIVPSWLQKYFRNGEAGGGDGSTLGGQPTQDTPTENCERDSPVMDGRGTPEPSTSGAEPSTSRSALNFHDVLARPPLSRSHLHFSALDGSPGPLAQPSTSSMPFPGGPFAQPSTSSAPFPVTPFTHPSTSVTSFPGGPSSFSLVKEIKDSVSQHEDDNISTTSGFSSRASDKDMTTSKPVPLPLLWSPENERTHAAPPPAQPALKKPAFNLSVFGTSSASLMNSSALNSSQLGDSPFYPGKTTYGGAAAARSSARVRPGTPYQAPVKRQIKAKPAGAQACGVTSATARRILLSLERMSSPLADAKRIPSSVSSPLSTSLDRPDLDAFPSQSKRKKVDSPLPPVQRLMVPVTAAGSRPVSFRASLTPSGSQSRVLDRRSIRDTPAGPSTLSDISEAPRSSSSSSSFAYPLSSTPMANSNGGAGGKMKRERTTRPSSRRSDEEVIVEPKLPAISLPIRTFSLPTFSFSSPPTSASSAAPIAPAPSTPLSSKHTPLSSNPPFTFSSPIVKAAASSPLVLSPSASGFTFSAPVLKSAPPNINGKALVPPAKSSPPGGPAACEQFEGPFKPAKVLKQGSVLDILRGPGFSSSPPTARSSPGPDASVQDGASAPSIGFGIRPPPGTWSCGTCLVQNGASDSKCAACGTTRPSMDSSSLPQQDGQASAASASSPGFGALFAPPAGSWECDTCLVQNKPDVVRCVACETAKPGTGVKPSLTLPAFTEAQAPPVSASTATATFPSITAAATTTSAPSGFAGFGNKFKKPEGSWECETCMVENKAQDATCVACQSQKPGGVAASIAPSSTAGSTPVPTGGALPGFGDKFKKPEGSWDCEVCLVQNKADVLQCAACQSGKPGASLPPKGFDAAASAPPSFKFGLPSSSSSGTNSTSSSTTSSSGGFKFANPTLGGFKFSAPPEGFKFGSPSSTAKTEEGKKDEPQGGGFKFSFGSGGNGKECPAEGFSFGLAQADEKGTFSFSTHKSKSGSTDEASSTETKPGTSFTFGKSVDAEPIKDQAQTASLFGQAAETNQAGVRVTAPAPTPTPAPTFSFGKAEEKQEPGVPSAGFLFSKAKESPTPSLGFSFNKPDPPKEQPKPSFSFGVASADSGASKSAFGFTAGSTTTATPASSASTTPAPSLFGVNATPASSASTTPPPSIFGVNATPASSASTTPPPSIFGVSTTPASSASTTPAPTLFGVSTTPASSASTTPAPTLFGVSTTPASSASTTPAPSLFGGSTTPASSASTTLAPGLFGANTKPASTTPAPSLFGASTTAAPAPVPSSNPAPFLFGQCVSTETPPAKAFVFGQQQDPSPMQATPQNPPAAPTPAQPFIFGAGAQTAVPSFNFGAAAPSAGSSTVPGQSSSPFVFSSATASSATPAGSSFGLGQTPSFGQGSSQPSAPAFGSAAPSLFSAPVSQPPSFGAQPSANPAPMFGQPASANPTFGTTTASSGSVGGFQFGGSGSFGASSSSATVFTFGGVGASASASAAPAPGTQPPAPTGGFNFGVRPTFNIGSVKSPASVSAPGSHSISGRKIKTAVRRRK, encoded by the exons ATGGCGGCCGCAGGAGGAGGGAAAATCAGATCCAGGAGGTATCACATCGCTTCTAAACCGTACTCAAAAGGCAACCAG CATTCAGGCCTGATCAGCCGAGTTACAGATACAGTGAAGAGCATCGTTCCCTCCTGGCTGCAGAAGTACTTCAGGAATGGGGAGGCTGGCGGTGGGGATGGGAGCACGCTGGGGGGGCAGCCCACCCAGGACACTCCCACTGAAAACTGCGAGCGGGATAGTCCTGTCATGGATGGACGGGGCACTCCAGAGCCGAGCACGAGTGGCGCAG AGCCTTCGACCAGTAGGTCAGCTCTCAATTTCCACGACGTCCTGGCCAGACCCCCTCTGAGCCGCTCCCACCTGCACTTCTCTGCATTAGATGGCTCCCCTGGGCCTCTCGCCCAACCCTCAACATCATCCATGCCCTTTCCCGGGGGCCCCTTCGCCCAGCCCTCCACGTCCTCGGCCCCCTTCCCGGTCACCCCCTTCACGCACCCCTCCACATCTGTCACTTCCTTCCCTGGGGGCCCATCCAGCTTCTCCCTGGTGAAGGAGATCAAGGATTCTGTCTCCCAGCACGAAGACGACAACATCTCTACCACGAGTGGCTTCTCGTCACGCGCGTCAGATAAAG ACATGACCACCTCCAAACCTGTGCCGCTCCCTTTGCTGTGGTCCCCAGAGAATGAGCGCACGCATGCTGCCCCCCCGCCAGCCCAGCCTGCGCTGAAAAAGCCCGCCTTCAACCTATCTGTGTTTGGGACGTCGTCCGCC TCCTTGATGAACAGCTCTGCGCTGAACTCCAGCCAGCTTGGCGACTCCCCCTTCTACCCGGGCAAGACCACCTATGGGGGGGCTGCAGCCGCCCGTTCCAGCGCCCGCGTGCGTCCCGGCACCCCCTACCAG GCTCCGGTGAAGAGGCAGATTAAGGCCAAGCCGGCGGGGGCCCAAGCGTGCGGGGTGACCAGCGCCACAGCCAGACGCATCCTGCTCTCCCTGGAGCGCATGTCCAGCCCTCTGGCG GACGCTAAAAGAATCCCGTCGTCCGTTTCCTCGCCATTGTCGACA TCACTGGATAGACCTGATCTGGACGCCTTTCCCTCCCAGTCGAAAAGGAAGAAG gtGGATTCCCCGCTACCCCCTGTGCAGAGGCTTATGGTCCCCGTTACAGCTGCGGGGAGCCGCCCAGTGTCCTTCAGGGCGTCGCTGACCCCCAGCGGCAGTCAGAGTCGCGTGTTGGACAGGAGGAGCATCAGGGACACG CCCGCTGGCCCATCCACCCTGAGCGACATTTCTGAAGCCCCACGAAG cagcagcagcagcagcagctttGCGTACCCCCTGTCCAGCACCCCCATGGCCAACAGCAATGGGGGTGCAGGTGGCAAGATGAAACGAGAGAGGACGACTCGGCCTTCCTCTAGGCGCTCTGATGAGGAG GTCATCGTGGAGCCCAAGCTGCCAGCCATCTCCCTCCCCATCAGGACCTTCTCCCTGCCCACCTTCAGCTTCTCCTCCCCGCCTACCTCCGCCTCCAGCGCCGCGCCCATCGCCCCGGCTCCCAGCACACCCCTCTCTAGCAAG caCACCCCCCTGTCGTCCAATCCTCCCTTCACCTTCTCCTCTCCCATCGTCAAAGCGGCAGCCTCCAGCCCACTGGTGCTCTCTCCCTCTGCG TCCGGATTTACCTTCAGCGCTCCGGTTCTGAAAAGCGCCCCCCCTAACATCAATGGAAAGGCACTGGTGCCACCAG CGAAGTCTTCGCCCCCGGGGGGCCCCGCAGCCTGTGAGCAGTTTGAGGGACCCTTTAAACCTGCCAAGGTCCTGAAGCAGGGCAGCGTGCTGGACATCCTCAGGGGACCAG GGTTCTCCTCATCTCCCCCGACGGCTCGGAGCTCCCCAGGCCCCGACGCGTCTGTTCAGGACGGAGCTTCTGCCCCCAGCATCGGATTCGGCATCAGACCTCCGCCGGGTACCTGGAGCTGCGGCACGTGCCTGGTGCAGAACGGCGCATCGGATAGCAAGTGTGCGGCCTGCGGCACGACGCGGCCCAGCATGGACTCCTCGTCCCTGCCTCAGCAGGACGGGCAGGCCTCCGCGGCCTCGGCCTCCTCACCTGGCTTCGGGGCCTTGTTCGCCCCTCCGGCGGGGAGCTGGGAGTGCGATACGTGCCTGGTGCAGAACAAGCCCGACGTGGTCAGATGTGTGGCCTGTGAGACGGCCAAGCCTGGGACTGGAGTGAAGCCCAGCCTGACCCTGCCTGCCTTCACAGAGGCCCAGGCTCCTCCCGTCAGCGCCTCCACTGCCACCGCCACCTTTCCCTCCATTACCGCTGCTGCCACCACCACCTCCGCGCCTTCGGGATTCGCGGGCTTCGGAAACAAGTTCAAGAAACCAGAAGGGTCGTGGGAATGCGAGACGTGCATGGTGGAGAACAAGGCCCAGGACGCCACCTGCGTGGCTTGTCAGAGCCAGAAGCCAG GGGGAGTTGCTGCTAGCATTGCACCCTCGTCTACAGCTGGCAGCACCCCAGTGCCCACAGGGGGCGCACTCCCAGGCTTCGGGGACAAGTTCAAGAAGCCGGAAGGCAGCTGGGACTGCGAGGTGTGCCTAGTGCAGAACAAGGCTGACGTCTTGCAGTGTGCAGCCTGCCAGTCCGGCAAACCCGGGGCTAGCTTGCCACCTAAAG gttttGATGCTGCTGCTTCTGCCCCGCCTTCATTCAAGTTTGGCCTCCCTTCCTCTTCCTCGTCTGGTACAAACTCCACCTCTTCTTCCACCACCAGTAGCTCTGGTGGATTCAAATTTGCAAATCCCACCTTAGGGGGCTTCAAATTCAGTGCCCCTCCAGAGGGCTTCAAGTTTGGATCCCCCTCCTCAACAGCAAAGACTGAGGAAGGCAAGAAGGATGAACCCCAAGGTGGTGGGTTCAAGTTCAGTTTTGGCTCCGGCGGTAATGGTAAGGAGTGCCCAGCAGAGGGCTTCTCCTTTGGTCTGGCCCAAGCGGATGAGAAGGGCACCTTCAGCTTCTCCACCCACAAGAGCAAGTCGGGGTCCACTGACGAGGCCAGCTCTACTGAGACCAAACCCGGCACCTCCTTTACGTTCGGGAAGTCCGTGGATGCGGAGCCCATCAAAGATCAGGCGCAGACAGCATCCCTGTTTGGCCAGGCAGCCGAGACAAACCAGGCAGGAGTCAGGGTGAccgcccctgcccccacccccactcctgCCCCCACATTCAGCTTCGGGAAGGCAGAGGAAAAGCAGGAGCCTGGAGTCCCTTCTGCTGGCTTTCTGTTCAGCAAAGCCAAGGAGAGTCCCACCCCCTCACTGGGCTTCTCTTTCAACAAGCCAGACCCCCCGAAGGAGCAGCCCAAGCCATCCTTCAGCTTCGGGGTGGCATCTGCAG ATTCAGGAGCATCAAAGTCAGCTTTTGGGTTCACGGCGGGGTCCACCACCACTGCCACACCTGCCTCCTCTGCCTCTACCACCCCGGCCCCCAGCTTATTTGGGGTCAACGCCACACCTGCCTCCTCTGCCTCTACTACTCCGCCCCCCAGCATATTTGGGGTCAACGCCACACCTGCCTCCTCTGCCTCTACTACTCCGCCCCCCAGCATATTTGGGGTCAGCACCACACCTGCCTCCTCTGCCTCTaccacccccgcccccaccttATTTGGGGTCAGCACCACACCTGCCTCCTCTGCCTCTaccacccccgcccccaccttATTTGGGGTCAGCACCACACCTGCCTCCTCTGCCTCTaccacccccgcccccagctTATTTGGGGGTAGCACCACACCGGCCTCCTCTGCCTCTACCACCCTGGCCCCCGGCCTATTTGGGGCCAACACAAAACCTGCCTCTACTACCCCGGCCCCCAGCTTATTTGGGGCCAGCACCACTGCTGCCCCGGCTCCTGTTCCAAGCAGTAACCCAGCCCCTTTCCTATTCGGACAGTGCGTCTCTACAGAGACACCTCCTGCTAAGGCCTTTGTGTTTGGTCAGCAACAGGACCCCAGTCCTATGCAGGCCACTCCCCAGAACCCCCCTGCCGCTCCCACCCCAGCGCAGCCCTTCATCTTCGGCGCGGGGGCACAAACGGCTGTTCCATCGTTCAACTTTGGAGCTGCTGCACCTTCTGCAGGTAGTTCCACTG TGCCCGGTCAGTCCAGCTCCCCGTTTGTTTTCTCTTCGGCTACGGCGTCCTCTGCGACCCCGGCTGGCTCGTCGTTCGGCCTCGGACAGACGCCCTCTTTCGGCCAGGGCTCCAGCCAGCCCAGTGCCCCTGCCTTCGGCTCTGCGGCTCCATCCCTCTTCTCAGCCCCAGTCTCCCAGCCCCCCAGCTTCGGGGCGCAGCCTAGCGCCAACCCTGCCCCCATGTTTGGCCAACCGGCCAGCGCCAACCCGACTTTCGGAACGACTACTGCCTCCTCAGGTTCAG TGGGAGGCTTCCAGTTTGGTGGCTCCGGCTCTTTCGGAGCCTCCAGTAGCAGTGCTACAGTCTTTACTTTTGGTGGAGTCGGGGCCTCTGCTTCCGCCTCTGCTGCCCCCGCCCCTGGCACCCAGCCCCCTGCACCCACTGGAGGGTTCAACTTCGGTGTCCGGCCCACTTTCAACATTGG GTCGGTGAAAAGCCCCGCGTCAGTTTCTGCTCCAGGGTCCCACTCCATCTCCGGGCGGAAGATCAAAACCGCAGTCCGCCGCCGGAAATAG